A single genomic interval of Fibrobacter sp. UWB13 harbors:
- a CDS encoding DUF1349 domain-containing protein has product MKQVFDTADLKWTREPATYKVGEDEICIVTDPHTDLWQRTYYRFRNDNAPVLQIETEEKFFSFVMKTDFSGSHHRFDQCGIAMYLDSENWLKASVEYENEKFQHLGSVVTNHGYSDWATTAISAEIKTMWFRFSRRESDYCVECSQDGKNFTQMRICHMWEGAGKIRFGIYACSPEDSSFLAKFSDFALTECLWKAHDGQQPD; this is encoded by the coding sequence ATGAAGCAAGTTTTTGACACTGCCGACCTGAAATGGACTCGCGAACCTGCAACTTACAAAGTTGGCGAGGATGAAATTTGCATCGTGACCGATCCGCATACGGATCTCTGGCAAAGAACTTATTACCGTTTTCGCAACGACAATGCGCCGGTTCTTCAGATTGAAACGGAGGAAAAATTTTTCTCGTTTGTCATGAAAACAGATTTTTCTGGAAGTCATCATCGCTTCGATCAGTGCGGAATCGCTATGTATCTTGATTCTGAAAATTGGCTGAAAGCATCTGTTGAATACGAAAATGAAAAATTCCAGCATCTTGGTTCGGTTGTAACCAACCACGGTTATTCCGACTGGGCTACGACTGCTATCAGTGCCGAAATTAAAACGATGTGGTTCCGCTTTAGCCGTCGAGAAAGTGACTATTGCGTAGAATGCTCGCAAGATGGAAAAAACTTCACGCAAATGCGCATTTGCCACATGTGGGAAGGTGCTGGTAAAATCCGCTTTGGTATTTACGCTTGTAGCCCTGAAGATTCCTCGTTCTTGGCAAAATTTTCAGACTTTGCATTGACGGAATGCCTGTGGAAAGCTCACGACGGCCAGCAACCTGATTGA
- a CDS encoding alpha/beta hydrolase, translating into MKSRFFKAALAVVSACTLMACTPEKENNAAAQGAATPAAQSATEIASTAQQTKDENMNKLTLTAEWDKVFPKSDKVEHSKVTFKNHFGIELAADMFVPKDTSLKVNGKFPAIAVSGPFGAVKEQSSGLYAQQMAERGFLTIAFDPSFTGESGGEPRYMNSPDINTEDFMASVDFLSTRDNVDPERIGIIGICGWGGMAINAAGIDTRVKATVASTMYDMSRVTANGYFDSANNADARNEARKALMAQRTKDFKNGTYDLAGGVVDPLPDDAPYFVKDYYAYYKTPRGYHKRSLNSNKGWAASAGTSLMNTKLLAYADEIRNPVLIIHGEKAHSRYFGEGAFEKMTGKKANVPAKLDATKNWSKTVGNKELLVIPGASHVDLYDNLEKIPFEKLNEFFKTNLK; encoded by the coding sequence ATGAAATCCAGATTCTTTAAAGCGGCGCTCGCCGTGGTTTCCGCATGCACCCTGATGGCATGTACCCCCGAAAAAGAAAACAATGCTGCCGCGCAAGGTGCCGCCACGCCGGCCGCGCAGTCGGCAACAGAAATAGCCTCCACAGCACAACAGACAAAGGACGAAAATATGAACAAGCTCACGCTCACCGCCGAATGGGACAAGGTATTCCCCAAGAGCGACAAGGTCGAACATTCCAAGGTCACTTTCAAGAACCACTTTGGCATTGAACTCGCCGCCGACATGTTCGTGCCCAAGGATACGAGCCTCAAGGTGAACGGCAAGTTCCCCGCAATCGCAGTCTCCGGCCCGTTCGGAGCCGTCAAGGAACAGTCCAGCGGCCTTTACGCCCAGCAGATGGCGGAACGCGGATTCCTGACCATCGCATTCGACCCGAGCTTCACCGGCGAATCGGGCGGCGAGCCGCGCTACATGAACAGCCCGGACATCAACACCGAAGATTTCATGGCGTCTGTAGATTTCCTCTCGACTCGCGACAACGTTGACCCGGAACGCATCGGCATTATCGGCATTTGCGGCTGGGGCGGCATGGCGATTAACGCTGCCGGCATCGATACCCGCGTAAAGGCGACGGTTGCCTCGACCATGTACGACATGAGCCGCGTAACCGCGAACGGCTACTTCGATTCCGCAAACAACGCCGACGCCCGTAACGAAGCCCGCAAGGCATTGATGGCCCAGCGCACCAAGGACTTCAAGAACGGTACGTATGACCTGGCTGGCGGCGTGGTGGACCCGCTCCCGGACGACGCTCCTTACTTTGTCAAGGATTACTACGCCTACTACAAGACCCCGCGCGGCTACCACAAGCGTTCCCTCAACAGCAACAAGGGCTGGGCCGCCTCCGCAGGCACCTCGCTCATGAACACGAAGCTCCTCGCATACGCCGACGAAATCCGTAACCCGGTGCTCATCATCCACGGCGAAAAGGCCCACAGTCGCTACTTCGGCGAAGGCGCATTCGAAAAGATGACCGGCAAGAAGGCGAACGTCCCCGCAAAACTCGACGCCACCAAGAACTGGAGCAAGACCGTCGGCAACAAGGAACTCCTCGTTATCCCCGGAGCCTCCCACGTGGACCTCTACGACAACCTGGAAAAAATTCCCTTCGAAAAGCTGAACGAATTCTTCAAGACAAACTTGAAGTAA
- a CDS encoding MmcQ/YjbR family DNA-binding protein codes for MTGIEEQFNGKKLLVKKLIPFGFTKEGPNYALVREILGGQFRLEIRVGRGKKVSVKVFDNDSGEEYLLFSVLSVQGALVGRIRKEVFTITDKFISECFETQIFKRKSANDLIGYAEQKYGDKPEYLWERFPQFAAIRKHENKKWYCLLGTVEKSKVGLKGDEIIEVANFKIVPKELPELLKKPGYLPAYHMNKKSWVTIILDGTVSLTEIKKLLDKSYTLA; via the coding sequence GTGACAGGCATCGAAGAACAATTCAACGGCAAGAAACTCCTTGTCAAGAAGCTCATTCCGTTCGGGTTCACGAAGGAAGGGCCAAACTATGCGCTCGTCCGCGAAATACTTGGCGGGCAATTCCGTCTGGAAATCAGAGTGGGACGGGGCAAGAAAGTTTCTGTCAAGGTGTTCGACAACGATTCCGGCGAAGAATACTTACTGTTTTCGGTGCTGTCAGTGCAGGGAGCCCTCGTGGGCCGCATCCGCAAAGAAGTTTTCACTATTACGGATAAATTTATCAGCGAATGTTTCGAAACGCAGATTTTTAAAAGGAAATCAGCAAACGACCTGATTGGCTACGCGGAACAAAAATACGGAGACAAGCCCGAATATCTGTGGGAACGGTTTCCGCAATTCGCCGCCATCCGCAAGCACGAAAACAAGAAATGGTATTGCCTATTGGGGACTGTCGAAAAATCAAAAGTTGGCCTCAAAGGCGACGAGATAATCGAAGTGGCGAACTTCAAGATAGTCCCGAAGGAATTGCCGGAACTCCTGAAAAAGCCCGGCTACCTCCCCGCATACCACATGAACAAGAAAAGCTGGGTAACGATCATCCTTGATGGGACTGTGTCGCTAACCGAAATCAAGAAATTGCTGGATAAAAGCTACACGCTGGCGTGA
- a CDS encoding Bcr/CflA family efflux MFS transporter, with product MSGKQKFTFLMLLLGLLSAFGPFVTDLYLPALPSLADYFAASPSMAQLSLTMSMLGLSVGQIFVGPLSDKYGRKKLLLVCLLLFVCGTVACIVAPNIVTFNVFRLLQGMAASGGIVIARSISADSYRGPVLTKFLAMVSAVNGVAPIIAPVLGGFLLNFMSWKGTFAVLLLYGALLLFMSGKFQESLPVKRRSKKSVFASFSLYAKVFKNRAYVSYFLVCTFPMIILFGYIASSPFIYQKIYGLSPVGFSLCFALNAVFTAIGCALSGKVGNEFKALKIAGMGMFVFAIAVAAALMTHALLPLLQVAFMGLTFMFGMSQPPANALALNAERANAGTAAAAIGASGFLMGGIVSPLVGMVDIATSVSIVLVVGAVLTLISVLAIGSLCAKGIVSHSK from the coding sequence ATGAGCGGAAAACAGAAATTCACTTTCCTTATGCTGCTGCTTGGACTGCTTTCGGCATTTGGTCCCTTCGTGACGGACCTTTACTTGCCGGCCCTCCCGAGCCTTGCCGATTACTTTGCAGCAAGCCCCTCGATGGCACAGCTTAGCCTCACCATGAGCATGCTCGGGCTTTCGGTGGGGCAAATCTTTGTAGGCCCGCTGAGCGACAAGTACGGCCGCAAAAAGTTGTTGCTAGTTTGTCTGTTGCTTTTTGTTTGCGGGACAGTCGCCTGCATTGTCGCGCCGAACATCGTAACCTTCAACGTGTTTCGTTTGTTGCAGGGCATGGCGGCATCCGGCGGCATTGTGATAGCGCGTTCCATTTCGGCGGATTCCTACCGCGGCCCGGTGCTCACCAAGTTCCTTGCCATGGTGAGCGCTGTGAACGGAGTCGCCCCGATTATAGCCCCGGTGCTAGGCGGATTCTTGCTGAATTTCATGAGCTGGAAGGGTACTTTTGCGGTGTTGCTTCTGTATGGGGCGCTGCTGCTCTTTATGTCAGGGAAATTCCAGGAATCGCTCCCGGTAAAACGCCGCAGCAAAAAATCTGTCTTTGCGAGCTTTAGCTTGTATGCAAAAGTGTTCAAGAACCGCGCCTACGTATCGTATTTCTTGGTATGCACATTCCCAATGATTATCTTGTTCGGGTATATTGCGTCTTCGCCGTTTATCTACCAAAAAATCTACGGCCTTTCGCCTGTCGGCTTTAGTCTGTGCTTTGCGCTGAACGCCGTTTTCACGGCCATCGGTTGTGCGTTGTCGGGTAAAGTCGGCAACGAATTCAAGGCCCTTAAAATCGCGGGTATGGGAATGTTCGTTTTCGCAATTGCTGTTGCTGCCGCACTCATGACGCACGCTTTACTCCCGCTTCTGCAGGTCGCCTTCATGGGGCTTACGTTCATGTTCGGCATGAGTCAGCCTCCTGCAAACGCATTGGCATTGAATGCGGAACGCGCAAATGCAGGCACCGCAGCCGCGGCCATCGGGGCATCGGGCTTCTTGATGGGCGGAATCGTTTCTCCGCTGGTCGGCATGGTCGACATTGCCACAAGTGTCTCGATCGTCCTAGTTGTGGGTGCCGTTTTGACGCTTATTTCTGTTCTCGCCATCGGTTCACTATGCGCAAAAGGCATAGTGAGTCATAGCAAATAA
- a CDS encoding cyclophilin-like fold protein: MRNFVLITLFFLVACSDAASHSTQPEAQTPKSSANSSAQTEAPVKLKIHVNDTTFTATLEENSSAKAFAEFLAQGDMTLDMRDYGSFEKVADLPRSFPRNDKQIDTDAGDIIFYQGNSITIYYDKNSWNFTRLARIDNVNKKRLQQILGKGNVKATFSVE; encoded by the coding sequence ATGCGAAATTTTGTCCTTATAACGTTGTTCTTTCTGGTAGCCTGCAGCGATGCGGCGAGCCATTCGACGCAGCCTGAAGCTCAGACGCCGAAATCGTCCGCCAATTCATCGGCCCAAACGGAGGCTCCCGTGAAACTCAAGATCCATGTGAACGACACCACCTTCACGGCAACGCTCGAAGAAAATTCCTCGGCCAAGGCCTTCGCCGAATTCCTCGCGCAGGGCGACATGACGCTCGACATGCGCGACTACGGCAGCTTCGAGAAGGTGGCTGACCTGCCGCGCAGTTTCCCGCGCAACGACAAGCAAATCGACACCGACGCAGGCGACATCATCTTTTACCAGGGCAACTCCATCACCATTTACTACGACAAGAATTCCTGGAACTTCACACGCCTCGCCCGTATCGATAACGTGAACAAGAAGCGCCTCCAGCAGATCCTCGGCAAAGGGAACGTGAAGGCTACATTCTCGGTGGAATAG
- a CDS encoding putative quinol monooxygenase produces MFSILALAASVFAESAMSNITVNLRYTGKNGAAKKFAEEMVSSGTVAKIRAEKGNIRYEYFQSLDDPETILLIDAWESQAAIDVHHASPMMKTIAKLRDKYDLKMTVERYTPDNTMPKTDEKFIRK; encoded by the coding sequence ATGTTTTCAATCCTTGCGCTCGCTGCGAGCGTGTTTGCGGAGAGTGCCATGAGCAACATTACGGTAAACCTGCGCTATACGGGTAAGAACGGGGCGGCAAAGAAGTTCGCCGAAGAGATGGTTTCTAGCGGGACTGTGGCGAAAATCCGTGCCGAGAAGGGCAACATCCGCTACGAATATTTCCAATCGCTGGACGATCCCGAGACCATCTTGCTGATTGACGCGTGGGAAAGCCAGGCAGCCATCGATGTGCACCATGCTTCGCCCATGATGAAGACGATTGCGAAACTCCGCGACAAGTACGACTTGAAAATGACTGTCGAACGCTACACGCCCGACAATACCATGCCCAAGACCGACGAAAAATTCATCAGGAAATAA
- a CDS encoding LysR family transcriptional regulator, producing MFVETYILRLLAGFLEYGTLSAVADKLYTSQPAVSRAFKKLEDEIGAPLFERKKNRIELNEKGRTVAEYAKRIMDLQGEMMEKVSPQGATRTFSIASVAILPAMRMVQELQEKYPGAQVTYEIIDNEAGVLKALNEGTADIGITLKAPRAKKYRAEKYMQERLSIALPKKHPLAKRKSIRLRELKGETIIQRSNVGFWEQVKRKKIPDATFIKHDSTKGISKLIEQSSLLTFVSDQKFDYEIPKDRKIVPLADREMNVEFFKVKLMK from the coding sequence ATGTTTGTCGAGACCTACATTTTGCGATTGCTGGCCGGGTTCCTGGAATACGGGACGCTTTCGGCCGTTGCAGACAAGCTCTACACTTCGCAGCCGGCGGTGAGTCGCGCGTTCAAGAAGCTGGAAGATGAAATCGGTGCTCCGCTCTTCGAGCGCAAAAAGAACCGCATTGAGCTAAACGAGAAGGGACGCACGGTCGCCGAATACGCTAAGCGCATCATGGATTTGCAAGGCGAGATGATGGAAAAGGTAAGCCCGCAGGGGGCCACGCGCACGTTCTCTATCGCGTCGGTGGCCATCCTCCCCGCCATGCGGATGGTGCAGGAACTGCAGGAGAAATACCCCGGCGCGCAAGTCACTTACGAGATTATCGACAATGAGGCGGGCGTGCTGAAGGCCTTGAACGAGGGCACGGCGGATATCGGCATCACGCTTAAGGCCCCCCGTGCAAAGAAATACCGTGCCGAAAAATACATGCAGGAGCGGCTCTCGATTGCGCTCCCGAAAAAGCACCCGCTTGCGAAGCGCAAGTCCATCCGGCTTCGGGAACTCAAGGGCGAAACCATCATCCAGCGCAGCAACGTAGGGTTTTGGGAGCAGGTCAAGCGCAAGAAGATTCCCGACGCCACCTTCATCAAGCACGACAGCACGAAGGGCATTTCAAAGCTAATCGAACAATCTTCGCTGTTGACATTCGTTTCGGACCAGAAGTTCGATTACGAAATTCCCAAGGATCGCAAGATTGTGCCGCTCGCCGATCGCGAAATGAACGTGGAATTTTTCAAGGTTAAGTTAATGAAATAG
- a CDS encoding flavodoxin, whose amino-acid sequence MAAEKKILVVYYSRADENFSVGNISKGNTEIIAEMIAKKTGGTLLHVEPAKEYPKGYDDCINVAKKELAQDARPAIKPVNVNPEEFDEIYVGYPVWWGEMPMPMFTFFEKYNLKGKTIHPFVTHEGSGLSGVQRLKKVTGANVTPGLAIYGHVAQNERDKAQKEVDKWVK is encoded by the coding sequence ATGGCAGCAGAAAAGAAAATCCTCGTCGTTTACTATTCCCGCGCCGACGAAAACTTCAGCGTCGGGAACATTTCCAAGGGCAATACTGAAATCATTGCCGAGATGATCGCGAAAAAGACGGGCGGCACGCTCTTGCATGTGGAACCCGCGAAGGAATACCCCAAGGGCTACGACGACTGCATCAACGTGGCCAAGAAGGAACTTGCGCAGGATGCGCGTCCGGCAATCAAGCCGGTGAACGTGAACCCCGAAGAATTCGACGAGATTTACGTCGGTTACCCGGTGTGGTGGGGCGAGATGCCCATGCCCATGTTCACCTTTTTCGAGAAGTATAACCTGAAAGGCAAGACGATTCACCCGTTCGTGACCCACGAAGGCAGCGGCCTCTCGGGTGTGCAGCGCCTCAAGAAGGTGACCGGCGCGAATGTGACCCCTGGCCTTGCCATCTACGGACACGTGGCCCAGAACGAACGCGACAAGGCCCAGAAAGAAGTCGACAAGTGGGTGAAGTAG
- a CDS encoding substrate-binding domain-containing protein — MKKLALTACVISLAVMGITAACNGENEKNVEVATTKQPEISVIAREAGSGTRDAFTELVGTLIKQDGKKKDNTTKDAITIDGTQGVMSAVAGNEYAIGYISLGSLNCSVKALSIDGFAPTKENIKSAKYPIARPFNIATKGKMNDAVKDFVNFILSADGQAVIEGNGYIRVSDGKKFQAQKLKGKIVIAGSSSVSPVMEKLKEAYTALNPEMEIEIQTNDSSSGMLAAKEGTCDIGMASRNLKPNELEVLTSQTIAQDGIAVIVNKQNQVSNIALSRLRDVYTGLIRKWKDVK; from the coding sequence ATGAAAAAACTGGCTTTAACCGCTTGTGTAATTAGTTTAGCTGTAATGGGTATTACGGCAGCCTGCAACGGAGAAAACGAAAAGAACGTCGAAGTCGCCACCACCAAGCAGCCTGAAATTTCCGTCATCGCCCGAGAAGCTGGTTCCGGCACTCGGGACGCCTTTACCGAACTGGTGGGAACCCTTATCAAGCAAGATGGAAAGAAAAAGGACAATACTACCAAGGACGCGATTACCATCGACGGCACTCAGGGCGTCATGAGTGCCGTAGCCGGTAACGAATACGCCATCGGCTATATTTCCCTTGGCTCCCTGAACTGTTCCGTGAAGGCCCTGAGCATTGACGGTTTCGCTCCCACCAAAGAAAACATTAAGTCCGCCAAGTACCCCATCGCCCGCCCCTTCAACATTGCCACCAAGGGCAAGATGAACGACGCCGTAAAGGACTTCGTGAACTTTATCCTTAGCGCCGACGGCCAAGCCGTTATCGAAGGAAACGGCTACATCAGAGTTTCCGATGGTAAAAAATTCCAAGCCCAAAAGCTGAAGGGCAAAATTGTCATCGCAGGTTCTTCCAGTGTGTCACCGGTCATGGAAAAACTCAAAGAAGCCTACACTGCCCTAAACCCGGAAATGGAAATCGAAATTCAGACCAACGATTCTTCTTCGGGAATGCTAGCCGCCAAGGAAGGCACCTGCGATATTGGCATGGCCAGCCGCAACCTGAAACCCAACGAACTGGAAGTCTTAACTTCCCAGACCATCGCCCAAGACGGTATTGCCGTGATTGTCAACAAGCAGAACCAAGTTTCCAATATTGCCCTGTCCAGGTTGCGGGATGTGTATACCGGACTTATCCGTAAGTGGAAAGACGTGAAGTAA